A single genomic interval of Falco cherrug isolate bFalChe1 chromosome 8, bFalChe1.pri, whole genome shotgun sequence harbors:
- the CPO gene encoding carboxypeptidase O, with protein sequence MMWLFLGIIFSVGTLIPGKLSLKLQYDGDQVLHIVPETFQQVQHLQHLCSTLLLDLWKPLQPEDIWAGEDLHIRVPAPLVQEVKDSLAQHMISYRVLIPDVHKLVDQSMPRERSNHRQVPESYVYTQYHPMEEIYQWMSQIQKSNSELVTQHYLGKTTENRTMYYLQISQPSDKTKKIIWMDCGIHAREWISPAFCQWFVKEILQNYKSDPKINRFLQNLDLYILPVLNIDGYIYSWEKDRFWRKNRAPYMNGTCYGTDLNRNFNSSWGSVGVSYNCNSEIFCGSGPESEPETRVVVQFIKRKKNDILCYLTIHSYGQCILTPYGSTTKPPSNSEELMHVAEKAAAALMEKYGTSYKVGPTSLILYNNSGSSRDWAHMIGIPFSYTFELRDNGTYGFVLPPEQIQPTCEETMLAVTTIIDCVGQKYFPGGAVMLTSSSLGLSLCLTVALKWTVS encoded by the exons GGATCAGGTTTTGCATATTGTGCCAGAAACATTTCAGCAAGTCCAGCATCTTCAGCATCTTTGCAGCACTTTACTG CTGGATTTGTGGAAGCCCCTTCAGCCTGAAGACATCTGGGCTGGAGAAGACTTGCACATAAGGGTCCCAGCCCCTCTGGTGCAGGAGGTGAAAGACAGCTTAGCTCAGCATATGATCTCTTACAG AGTCCTAATACCTGATGTGCACAAACTTGTGGATCAGAGCATGCCAAGGGAGAGGAGCAACCACAGACAGGTCCCAGAAAGTTATGTCTACACCCAGTACCATCCAATGGAAGAG ATTTATCAATGGATGAGTCAGATCCAGAAGAGCAACAGTGAGCTAGTGACTCAGCACTACCTGGGGAAGACAACTGAGAATCGAACAATGTATTATCTGCAG ATCAGTCAACCATcagataaaaccaaaaagatcaTTTGGATGGACTGTGGGATTCATGCCAGAGAATGGATCTCTCCAGCCTTCTGCCAGTGGTTTGTGAAAGAA attcttCAGAATTACAAATCTGATCCAAAGATAAACAGATTTCTGCAGAATTTGGACCTCTACATCTTGCCAGTCCTCAATATTGATGGCTACATCTATTCCTGGGAAAAA GATCGTTTCTGGAGGAAAAACCGTGCTCCATATATGAATGGCACCTGCTACGGGACAGATCTGAACCGGAACTTCAATTCCTCCTGGGGCA GTGTTGGTGTTTCTTATAACTGCAACAGTGAAATCTTCTGTGGATCTGGACCAGAATCAGAGCCTGAGACAAGAGTTGTGGTTCAGTTTatcaaaaggaagaagaatgacATTTTGTGCTATTTAACAATTCACTCCTATGGACAGTGCATCCTCACTCCATATGGTTCCACAACAAAACCTCCAAGTAACAGTGAAGAACTG ATGCATGttgcagagaaagcagctgctgccctgatGGAAAAGTATGGGACCAGCTATAAAGTAGGACCAACCTCTTTAATTTTAT ACAATAACTCAGGCTCCTCACGGGACTGGGCTCACATGATTGGCATTCCTTTCTCCTACACATTTGAACTGCGAGACAATGGTACTTATGGATTTGTTCTACCCCCTGAGCAGATCCAGCCCACATGTGAGGAGACTATGTTGGCTGTGACAACTATCATAGACTGTGTTGGTCAGAAGTACTTCCCAGGTGGGGCTGTGATGCTGACCTCCAGCAGCTTAGGCCTGAGTCTTTGCCTGACTGTTGCACTTAAATGGactgtttcttaa